The genome window ATCGGATTCTCTGGGGCGATCGTCGTCACCGCTGAAGGTCACCCAGGAAGGCTCGGTTGAACCGGATGAGGCATCTGAGGAAGAGTACGTTCCGGCAACCAAGGACGAACTCCGGCAACGTCTGAATCGGATTCAGTACGACGTGACCCAGAATGCTGCCACTGAACCCGCGTTCCGAAATGCCTATTGGAACAACAAGAAGAAAGGCGAGTATCAGTGCATCGTCTGTGACAAGCCGCTGTTCGATAGCAAGACCAAGTTCAAATCAGGAACGGGGTGGCCGAGCTTCTACTTGCCGATTGCGAAAGATGCGGTCGGCTACCAGACGGACTACAAGATGCTGTACCCGCGAACGGAAGTTCACTGCAAGCGTTGCGAAGCACACTTGGGGCACTTGTTTGACGATGGTCCCGCACCGACCGGCAAACGCTTTTGCTTGAACAGTGCCTCGATGAAATTCGTCGAAGCAAAGCAGTAGCGAAAGTCGTCAAGACTTTCGGCGAATCGCGCGGCAGGCCGAAGCTTGAACGGGCTGTCGATGAAGACGCTAACTCCATCGAAACTCTTGACGAGTTCCGCAACAGGTGGCTGCAACGTCGATCAACCGTCGACGATAATGCCCATGCTGCGAGCGGTGCCTTCGATCATGCGAGTCGCTTGATCGATGTCGCGCGCGTTCAGATCTTCCATCTTC of Rhodopirellula islandica contains these proteins:
- the msrB gene encoding peptide-methionine (R)-S-oxide reductase MsrB, encoding MHRLSSQFKPLRRLVFGLIGASGLLLGGLALQADESDSLGRSSSPLKVTQEGSVEPDEASEEEYVPATKDELRQRLNRIQYDVTQNAATEPAFRNAYWNNKKKGEYQCIVCDKPLFDSKTKFKSGTGWPSFYLPIAKDAVGYQTDYKMLYPRTEVHCKRCEAHLGHLFDDGPAPTGKRFCLNSASMKFVEAKQ